In Mytilus galloprovincialis chromosome 1, xbMytGall1.hap1.1, whole genome shotgun sequence, the following are encoded in one genomic region:
- the LOC143051031 gene encoding uncharacterized protein LOC143051031, translating into MGANESKGSQGVTENAANNVAQPVETTSGTVPRETNAREINESIRQNKTVKGKISNDANKSKAKATERPKLPTHAETNEDEKSLEKANTNDGDDKTVSSYAAKIDERPGAWKKNLKKGEIPEPIPQKQTKQVFLRGINFDVVDRHALTAPKSLLEGTFWELVQYLTGDDVFDDLVRVRAIYRWITSYDVQHMEIATTPVPDTPLEYFSKIQCDMGNLANLFYILCTMAEVPCKVIDGITKNEDYDLGEPETPELKAQWNAVFVQNEWRLVDIFWAKWCVKLNSGEDDESLSTRSIQRIGHDDDADEEYFFTNAEDLIWTHYPDEDKWQLLRDNMSKVEFFKRLYVRERSREMGVTYPKNNILVKVVEGQAEFKLHFPQVRGQNYHFKHNFVRTIPEGDTARKLDKILHHFIMFERHDESIHFMFNIPVLGKFRVNVFACDPGTEGLEKFDLICSFVVLSTHLAKECLPLPDYPKLGWGPNKVSRRLGLVPITHEESSIYTATGILDIEIEGRQELRLEMKLLNPFVDSANMSKYAMLYWNQGKYIVRTRLPHQGIYGLKFFTRNTESMEQENVLNYLIHCSMKKGEVQCLPNIAQDNLGPHPTIERLGIAANMHENGYIIAKDGHTHIDFMTKSDVDLVGELHSNDPSAVPRMRVNQYRKNQKQAFAIDVPVRGEYAFNVYAIKKDEPEKLNNAYAFLINSHGRHIEVGTLNNKTLENSKNFWKHTKEVKAESIVTTDTEISIPVPRGIDILTAFLQKADRSEPQNSQSIQRYTEKGIDIYKVTLEDLGDYIFNIFQQENKFLRLVSRYIITRNDKEEELEEDAKEVLQIIKEERENAGTDVSDLERHINDSRLKNFVDVDKRIEAAQMLTEALKSNNPQLIRQALSEYQYNKPEKDDDLLRNSKKKIRKLEAKYDLLRAFKARELTNLDRAIVVASAINEDRSFDQQLIHAKRLRDRLAAMRTMQDMARNTDNRVVGEIRQYNTPPNGVHQTIMAALMLMGYDPSEVKTWKKCQKILGLHGEKSFLTKMSKFDPKDVNLTLAVEAKKVIEPYTAEQIHSESHEAASVFIWAENMIKEIESNAGTLGVYKMVPEHNRAKTEIEKPVKKFPQAESPAPSKSKKEKPTLVTLESLFMESPVPPQSPSKVKDQKKQAAKNQQQPPQKRPSESDNKINGKRSNPKFNTKANETIQSTDSKQKNKSQDKNNNTAKPVPKKANNQVEVAKNNKKTTEVTQKDKNVPGAKLLEKVPVEEVVQDKDVKKPKTNFIAKNVKSFKPKTEEEEDDKISSYLSNYKKKHTNDNDEDDRNSIDGHLSIPENTGKPKQLLGGGYHGKNPVAENPYNKYVYDFDPLDALDHEDSPEPEPEVVNKKCYKGIFNRRKEDKGAIEKLWSTSIKAK; encoded by the exons ATGGGCGCTAATGAGTCTAAAGGTTCACAAGGTGTAACAGAGAACGCGGCTAATAATGTCGCTCAGCCAGTAGAAACCACTAGCGGAACTGTCCCAAGGGAGACAAATGCTAGGGAAATCAATGAAAGTATTCGTCAGAATAAAACTGTCAAAGGCAAAATATCAAATGATGCAAATAAATCCAAAGCCAAAGCCACTGaaagaccaaaactcccaacGCATGCTGAGACGAATGAAGATGAAAAATCACTAGAGAAGGCCAACACAAATGATGGTGATGATAAAACTGTATCAAGCTATGCAGCAAAG ATAGATGAAAGACCAGGGGCATGGAAAAAAAATCTGAAGAAAGGGGAAATTCCAGAACCAATTCCACAGAAGCAGACGAAGCAGGTATTTCTTCGTGGCATCAACTTTGATGTTGTTGATCGACACGCGCTAACG GCACCCAAGTCATTGTTAGAAGGAACATTCTGGGAACTTGTCCAGTATTTAACTGGTGATGACGTGTTTGATGACTTGGTTCGGGTGAGGGCGATCTATAGATGGATAACATCCTATGATGTACAGCATATGGAAATAGCTACAACACCAGTACCAGATACACCGTTAGAATACTTCAGTAAAATTCAATGTGATATGGGAAACCTTGCTAATCTTTTCTATATCTTATGCAC AATGGCAGAAGTTCCATGTAAAGTTATCGATGGAATAACAAAGAATGAAGACTACGATCTTGGAGAACCAGAAACTCCAGAATTGAAAGCACAATGGAATGCTGTGTTTGTGCAAAACGAATGGCGTCTTGTTGATATTTTCTGGGCAAAATGGTGTGTAAAACTTAACTCGGGTGAAGATGACGAATCACTTAGTACAAGGTCTATACAAAGAATTGGTCATGATGATGATGCCGACGAAGAATATTTCTTCACAAATGCAGAAGACTTAATATGGACACACTATCCCGATGAAGACAAATGGCAGTTACTAAGGGACAATATGTCAAAAGTTGAATTTTTCAAAAGATTATACGTCCGAGAGAGATCCAGAGAAATGGGAGTAACATAtccaaaaaataatatattgGTAAAAGTAGTTGAAGGACAAGCTGAATTTAAACTCCATTTTCCACAAGTAAGAGGCCAAAACTATCATTTTAAGCACAACTTTGTTAGAACAATTCCTGAGGGTGACACAGCCAGGAAACTTGATAAAATTCTCCATCATTTCATTATGTTTGAACGACATGACGAAAGTATTCACTTTATGTTTAATATTCCAGTTCTTGGCAAGTTTCGTGTCAATGTATTCGCATGTGACCCTGGAACTGAAGGGTTAGaaaaatttgatttaatatgTTCATTTGTAGTTTTGTCCACACATTTAGCAAAGGAATGTCTACCTTTACCTGACTATCCTAAACTAGGCTGGGGACCGAACAAAGTGTCCAGACGATTAGGATTAGTTCCCATTACACACGAGGAATCAAGTATTTACACAGCAACAGGAATACTAGACATTGAAATCGAAGGACGACAAGAACTTAGATTAGAAATGAAATTACTCAATCCGTTTGTGGACAGTGCCAACATGTCAAAATACGCTATGCTTTATTGGAATCAAGGAAAATATATTGTTCGAACAAGATTGCCACACCAGGGAATATACGGACTAAAGTTCTTTACAAGAAACACAGAGTCAATGGAACAAGAGAATGTTCTTAACTATCTAATACATTGCTCCATGAAAAAAGGAGAGGTACAATGTCTACCGAACATCGCCCAAGATAATCTTGGTCCACATCCTACCATCGAACGTTTAGGAATTGCAGCAAATATGCATGAAAATGGCTACAttatagcaaaagatggacacaCACATATAGATTTTATGACAAAGTCAGATGTTGATTTAGTAGGCGAGCTTCATTCAAATGATCCGTCAGCCGTTCCTAGAATGAGAGTGAATCAATATAGAAAGAATCAAAAGCAAGCATTCGCCATTGATGTTCCAGTGCGCGGAGAATATGCATTTAATGTCTATGCAATTAAGAAAGATGAACCAGAAAAGTTAAACAATGCGTACGCCTTCCTTATAAATTCTCATGGTCGACACATAGAAGTTGGAAcattaaacaataaaacattggAAAACAGCAAAAACTTCTGGAAGCATACAAAAGAAGTTAAAGCAGAATCAATAGTTACGACTGACACTGAAATATCTATTCCTGTACCAAGAGGTATCGACATACTCACAGCCTTTCTCCAGAAAGCTGACAGATCTGAACCTCAGAATTCTCAATCTATACAAAGATATACAGAGAAAGGTATTGACATTTATAAGGTGACCTTGGAAGACCTTGGTGATTATATCTTTAATATTTTCCAACAGGAGAACAAGTTTCTACGTTTAGTCAGCAGATATATCATCACACGGAATGACAAAGAGGAAGAGTTAGAAGAAGACGCTAAAGAAGTTTTGCAAATTATAAAAGAAGAAAGAGAAAATGCCGGAACAGACGTTTCGGATCTGGAACGTCATATAAATGATAGTCGTCTCAAAAACTTTGTTGATG TTGATAAAAGGATAGAAGCTGCCCAAATGTTAACGGAAGCTCTAAAATCAAACAATCCACAATTAATACGACAGGCTTTGTCAGAGTATCAATACAACAAACCTGAAAAGGATGATGATCTGTTGAGAAATAGTAAGAAAAAGATCAGAAAGCTGGAAGCAAAGTATG ATTTACTTCGAGCGTTTAAAGCCAGAGAGCTGACCAATCTTGACCGAGCCATAGTAGTGGCATCAGCTATTAATGAAGATAGATCATTCGACCAACAGTTGATACATGCAAAACGACTAAGAGATAGACTAGCTGCAATGCGAACTATGCAAGACATGGCCAGAAATACAGACAATAGGGTAGTTGGTGAAATAAGACAGTATAACACGCCACCTAACGGTGTCCATCAGACTATCATGGCAGCTTTGATGTTGATGGGATATGATCCTTCTGAAGTTAAG ACatggaaaaaatgtcaaaagataTTAGGGTTACACGGTGAGAAGTCTTTCTTGACAAAAATGTCAAAGTTTGACCCTAAAGATGTCAACTTAACTCTTGCGGTGGAGGCCAAAAAAGTAATAGAACCATATACAGCCGAACAGATACATTCCGAAAGTCATGAAGCGGCTTCTGTGTTTATTTGG gctgaaaatatgataaaagaaatAGAATCAAACGCCGGAACTCTGGGTGTTTATAAAATGGTCCCTGAACACAATCGGGCTAAAACTGAAATAGAAAAACCAGTAAAAAAATTTCCACAAGCGGAATCTCCAGCTCCATCAAAAAGCAAAAAAGAAAAACCGACACTTGTTACACTTGAATCATTATTTATGGAATCTCCTGTTCCGCCACAATCTCCATCAAAGGTCAAGGACCAGAAAAAACAGGCTGCAAAGAATCAACAGCAGCCCCCTCAAAAACGACCATCAGAATCGGACAACAAAATTAACGGTAAAAGGTCAAATCCAAAATTTAACACGAAGGCAAATGAAACTATTCAAAGCACAGAttccaaacagaaaaataaaagccAAGACAAAAACAATAATACTGCTAAACCAGTACCGAAAAAGGCAAATAACCAGGTTGAAGTtgctaaaaataacaaaaaaacaacagaagtTACACAAAAAGATAAGAATGTACCAGGTGCAAAACTCCTTGAAAAGGTACCAGTAGAAGAAGTGGTACAGGATAAGGATGTTAAGAAACCTAAGACAAATTTCATTGCTAAGAATGTGAAATCATTCAAACCAAAAACTGAAGAGGAAGAAGATGACAAAATAAGTTCATAtttgtcaaattataaaaagaaacatacaaaCGACAATGACGAGGACGATAGAAACTCTATTGATGGACATTTAAGTATTCCCGAGAACACTGGAAAGCCGAAACAGCTTCTCGGTGGAGGTTACCATGGCAAAAATCCTGTAGCCGAAAATCCCTacaataaatatgtttatgattTCGATCCTCTTGATGCACTCGACCATGAAGACAGTCCAGAACCTGAACCGGAagttgttaataaaaaatgttataaaggaATTTTCAACAGACGTAAAGAAGACAAAGGTGCCATTGAAAAGCTTTGGTCAACCAGTATCAAGGCTAAATAA
- the LOC143051045 gene encoding uncharacterized protein LOC143051045 has protein sequence MGSSSSFPNNKSKQVIKNKVKFVTKPQHGRNKQILNKTNARAHNGGIRKIKEDKTKPKDGIMKKHVGNSKPNTTKLIGTKPKPKKKLKRGEPPPPSPPKTTKEELIEDLNFTIIDEHAINAPNELLLKSYWDLVKYLTDDDTWEDLWKVRSIYKWITSYNIKSLPIDFNPPPNSPLEYFSKIQCDMGNYANLFYVLCQLADVPCVIIDGIAKSSAFKIGEKINKRRTKAQWNAVLIDGEWRLVDLFWASTCVELNSGEAKKIAQNKKNSYAKNTDDETDVKSPVPFLVNGKEMVPDKGPEDNRMTDKLENGDIKSNKEHSEQNKSETVKPKVKRKKLDMKKFKQMKHTEDADDCYFLTDPRDLLWTHLPDDEDWQLAEKQLPFLEFEKRVYVRERLYELGIGFEGKHNVQCKHKTKQGKVSLDLKLPRRWAAKLGFRYNFYRSKSTAFCKEDDDGSLEHCVEWEVKGDILEIDINIPVYGQFRLDLFAKNPLFRAVREFDLICSYIVYSPMPPRIEIPLPDHPELGWGQNKQSDKFGLKPISHKLSKISTDTGQLELKFQGQKNLNLNVRLKHRILEEGTLSQYSTLRWHDGEYILNLRLPKDGYYAMKLYGKTTEPGKSNLLNYLIRCRCKKPNDEPFPILSQTMLGEAVLAKSLGIRVLDKENGIATAGKGRGKIHICSEMGDSLMYEMHSNDPEAMKRVNLIIKNEHGIESVHYILPVAGEYFFSVYTHKDNDITKLYTVYTSLIHSTGSIGDSVFSPRSAIGDNKGFWHGKHIIPIETIEATEKEVYLPYPESPYELVAYLDTNQGNGPQKTSAIEKVIVDDEVLFKVTVPDINYCAVNVFQRNDGNLIKTINKYFITTTTEENSQEDVMEEDFPLYSKTPDLDQDDITEKRKEYMRKKMREAEYYKDPEVLNNLIYKYEDQNPDIDDSMLINVKRMAKKLEARQVLLDAYESRNIQDVERGIALAQIADVDGSLQFEVMHAKRLLNRLKMIHRIRETIMEADGKAIGEGRKYANPPKPVKHSLMATLVLLGFPSFVVEDWSTTQGILWKMDNDSIQNKMARFDPTMCPLEFALDAKKYTDKYSLDFIKTVSPLGTAFYVWTTQMIREIESMAGTLGGYSDVYHDNDVESQNYNDNENSNREPVTTGVDTPFDGPEMPPVNNPPTDRSHRIDNYNTNRKQPETHTGHTFVRVTPTGETN, from the exons ATGGGGAGTTCATCATCATTTCCTAATAATAAATCTAAACAAGTCATCAAAAATAAAGTCAAATTTGTAACCAAACCACAGCATGGCAGAAATAAGCAGATACTAAATAAGACAAATGCAAGGGCACACAATGGCGGGATCAGGAAAATAAAGGAGGATAAAACCAAACCAAAAGATGGTATCATGAAGAAGCATGTGGGGAATTCTAAACCAAATACGACGAAG TTGATTGGTACCAAACCAAAACCCAAGAAGAAATTAAAACGAGGCGAACCACCACCACCGTCACCTCCAAAGACAACCAAGGAAGAATTAATTGAAGATCTGAATTTCACCATAATTGATGAGCATGCAATTAAT gCACCAAATGAATTATTGCTGAAGTCTTATTGGGATCTGGTAAAATATCTAACAGATGACGATACATGGGAGGATCTGTGGAAAGTTCGCTCTATATACAAGTGGATCACttcatacaatataaaaagtTTACCCATTGACTTCAACCCGCCACCTAACTCACCGTTGGAATACTTCTCTAAAATTCAGTGTGACATGGGAAACTATGCCAACCTTTTCTATGTTTTATGTCA GTTGGCTGACGTACCATGCGTTATCATTGACGGTATTGCAAAAAGCTCAGCGTTTAAGATTGgagaaaaaatcaacaaaagaagAACAAAGGCTCAATGGAATGCAGTTTTAATTGATGGTGAATGGCGCCTGGTAGATTTGTTTTGGGCATCTACTTGTGTTGAATTGAACTCAGGCGAGGCGAAAAAGATTGCTCAAAATAAGAAGAATAGTTATGCTAAAAACACAGACGACGAAACGGATGTTAAATCTCCTGTACCTTTCCTTGTAAATGGAAAAGAAATGGTACCTGACAAAGGTCCCGAGGACAACCGGATGACAGATAAACTGGAAAATGGTGATATCAAAAGCAACAAAGAACATTCTGAACAAAATAAAAGTGAAACAGTCAAACCAAaggtaaaaagaaagaaattagaTATGAAAAAATTTAAGCAAATGAAACATACTGAAGATGCCGATGACTGTTATTTCCTGACTGATCCACGTGACCTTCTTTGGACACATTTACCAGACGATGAAGACTGGCAACTTGCCGAAAAACAACTACCGTTCCTTGAATTTGAGAAGAGAGTATATGTCAGAGAAAGACTATATGAACTCGGAATTGGGTTCGAAGGAAAACACAACGTGCAGTGCAAACATAAAACGAAACAAGGGAAAGTGTCCTTAGATTTAAAGCTTCCACGGCGTTGGGCAGCAAAACTAGGGTTCAGATATAACTTTTATCGATCGAAGTCGACAGCATTTTGTAAAGAAGACGACGACGGATCATTAGAACATTGTGTCGAATGGGAGGTTAAAGGTGACATTCTAGAGATAGATATCAATATTCCTGTATATGGACAATTCAGATTAGATCTTTTTGCTAAGAATCCTTTGTTTCGAGCAGTGAGAGAATTTGACCTAATCTGTTCTTATATAGTATACAGTCCGATGCCGCCAAGAATAGAGATCCCGCTTCCGGATCACCCGGAACTTGGATGGGGTCAGAACAAACAATCAGACAAGTTTGGTTTAAAACCAATAAGCCATAAATTGTCTAAAATTAGTACAGACACTGGACAATTGGAGCTAAAATTCCAGGGtcaaaagaatttaaatttaaatgtgagGTTAAAACACAGAATATTGGAAGAAGGGACATTGTCTCAATATTCTACACTACGTTGGCATGACGGAGAGTACATTTTAAATTTAAGGCTACCTAAAGATGGTTATTACGCAATGAAACTGTACGGGAAGACAACAGAACCAGGCAAGTCTAATCTATTGAATTATCTCATTCGGTGCAGATGTAAGAAGCCGAACGACGAACCGTTTCCGATTCTTAGTCAGACTATGCTGGGTGAAGCGGTTTTGGCAAAAAGCTTGGGTATTAGAGTTCTGGATAAAGAAAATGGAATTGCTACCGCTGGTAAGGGAAGGGGTAAAATACATATCTGTTCCGAAATGGGTGATTCTTTAATGTATGAAATGCACTCAAATGATCCGGAGGCCATGAAGCGGGTgaatttgattataaaaaatgaacaTGGAATAGAAAGTGTTCATTATATATTACCTGTTGCCGGAGAATATTTCTTTTCTGTTTACACACATAAGGACAATGATATAACAAAACTGTACACTGTATATACTTCATTAATTCACTCAACGGGAAGTATTGGCGATAGTGTTTTCTCTCCACGTTCAGCAATTGGTGACAATAAAGGATTTTGGCATGGGAAACATATCATTCCCATTGAGACAATAGAAGCAACGGAAAAAGAAGTGTACCTTCCTTATCCTGAATCCCCATATGAACTAGTGGCTTATTTAGATACAAATCAAGGAAATGGACCACAGAAAACAAGTGCCATTGAAAAAGTCATTGTTGATGACGAGGTTTTGTTCAAAGTTACAGTACCAGATATCAATTACTGTGCGGTGAACGTATTTCAGAGAAATGATGGAAACTTGATCAAAACAATTAACAAGTATTTTATAACTACCACCACAGAGGAAAATTCTCAGGAGGATGTGATGGAGGAGGACTTTCCTCTTTACTCAAAAACACCAGATCTAGACCAAGATGATATAACAG AAAAACGAAAAGAGTATATGAGAAAGAAAATGAGGGAGGCAGAATACTATAAAGACCCGGAAGTTCTGAACAATCTAATATACAAATACGAAGATCAGAATCCAGATATCGACGACTCTATGTTGATAAATGTTAAACGAATGGCCAAGAAACTTGAAGCCAGGCAAG TTCTTCTTGATGCCTATGAATCTAGAAACATACAAGATGTAGAGAGAGGGATTGCCTTGGCTCAGATTGCTGACGTTGATGGGTCACTTCAGTTTGAAGTGATGCATGCAAAGCGATTACTAAACAGACTTAAGATGATACATAGAATTAGAGAGACTATCATGGAAGCTGACGGCAAGGCTATAGGGGAAGGTAGAAAGTATGCCAACCCACCGAAACCTGTAAAACATTCGTTAATGGCAACACTGGTCTTACTTGGATTCCCGTCATTTGTTGTAGAG GATTGGTCGACTACTCAAGGTATTTTATGGAAAATGGACAATGACTCTATCCAAAATAAGATGGCAAGATTTGATCCTACAATGTGTCCACTTGAATTCGCCCTTGATGCCAAGAAATATACCGACAAGTATTCCTTGGACTTCATCAAGACTGTGAGTCCACTTGGAACAGCTTTTTACGTCTGG ACAACACAAATGATCAGAGAAATCGAGTCAATGGCTGGAACACTAGGTGGTTATAGTGATGTTTACCATGACAACGACGTAGAATCGCAAAATTATAACGACAATGAAAACTCGAACAGGGAACCAGTGACTACAGGAGTAGATACCCCATTCGACGGACCGGAAATGCCCCCTGTTAATAATCCACCAACCGATAGGTCACATCGCATTGATAACTATAATACAAACAGGAAACAGCCAGAAACTCATACAGGACATACTTTTGTACGGGTTACGCCTACTGGAGAAACTAATTAA